The genomic DNA CCGACCACACAGAATACTCGCGGCTCATCGACAAGGCGCTGGCCCTCGGCGCACGGAGGGCGAACATCGGTCAGGGCGATGCCCCGTGGGAGGTCCTCGCGGATCCCGAAGGCAACCTGTTCTGCGTCCTCAAGCCCACGGCCCAAGCGCCCTCAATCGAGGACGTCAGGTGCCCCATCGCGCAGGTGGTGATCCATTGCGCGGACCCGCAGCGCCTCGCCAGCTTCTGGGATCAGGCGCTGGATTGGGTGCGCAGCGACGCCCCGTGGGCGCCCGCATCGCACGACGTCGTCCGGTTTCGGTCCGCCAGCGGCACCGGCCCCTTTCTCACCCTGCTGCGCACGGAAGAGCCGGATGCCCTCGCCGGCCGCGCGCATCTGGACTTGCGCCCGTATGCCGGAGGCGACCGTGCCGACGAGTCCGCCCGCCTGCGCACCATGGGGGCCACAGACCTCGATCTGGGACAGGGCGACGCGCCGTGGACTGTGCTAGCTGACCCCGAGGGAAACCCGTTCTGCGTGCTCAGTCCCGGTGGCCACCCCCACGCACCCTAATCCTCGGTTCCGGCGCTCACCTTGAGGTCACCGGACGGATGACGCGCGGCGGCGAGGGCCTCCCGGGCCACCACGCTGAGACCGCGGGCGATCCGCTCAACAGACCACACGCCGTCGTACAGCTCCGTGGGCACCTGGCCGGGCTCGGCGGGCGCCGGACACACGGTGCCCACCTCCGGCACGTGCACAAACCCCGCCGCCATCTCCGGACGATCGGCCACCGCGTGCATGAGCCCGAAGAACGTGTCATTGCAGACGTACGTTCCGGCCGTGTGGGAGACCTCCGCGGGAAGGCCGGCCGCCTCCAACTGGGCCACCATGCGCTTGATGGGCAGCCGCGTGAAGTAGGCGGCTGGAGCGCCGGGCACGCTGGACTCGTCGATCGGCTGAGCTCCGGCATTGTCGGGAATGCGGGCGTCAATCAAGTTGATGGCGACCCGTTCCAGCGACAGGCGCTGCCGGCCGCCGGCCACGCCAGCGGCGAGTACGGCCTCCGGCTCATATGCCCTCACCGCTGCCTTCAGGTGACGTGTTGCCTCACCGAAAGTACACGGGAGGACGACGGCGACGGCGCTCTCGCCGGCCGCCCGCAACTCGTGCGCCGCGCGCTGAGCAGCCTCCGCCGACGGGTTGGAGGCCGCGCCGCCAAATGGCTCAAATCCGGTCAACAAGATCATGGGCCCAGCCTACCCGAGGAGTTTCGAATTCGATGTTCGACTAGACACCGCAATCGAAGACATGTTCTAATCAATGTGTGAGATGGGAAGCTCAGCTGATCCAGCCCCATGCTGGACAGCCGGATGCGGGCACCGGCCGGGTGTCCCCCAAGGCCCTCACCGGTTCGGCCGCCTCCTTGGCCGCACCGGGGGCCGGTGCCCCGCATCCGCACACACGCGAGCTGGTCTCCATCCCGGGACTCCTCTCCACCGTCCGCGCTCCTGAGTTTGAGGGAATCACGTTCCACGAGGTCCTAGCCAAGAGCGCGCTCAACAAGGTGCCCGCGTCGTCGAAGATGCCGTTCACCTGGACTATTAATCCGTACCGCGGGTGTACGCATGCCTGCGTGTATTGCTTCGCGCGGAAGACCCACACCTACTTGGATTTCGATGCCGGGACGGATTTCGACTCGCAAGTCGTCGTCAAGCGCAACCTCGTCGATATCCTGCGCGCCGAACTCCGCCGGCCGTCCTGGAAACGCGAGCACGTGGCGCTCGGGACCAACACGGACCCCTACCAACGGGCCGAAGGACGCTACCGACTCATGCCGGGCATTATCGAGGCCCTTGCCGAGTCCGGGACCCCGTTCTCCATCCTGACCAAGGGCACCCTACTGGCACGCGATGCGGAGCTCATCACGGCCGCGGCCCAACGAGTTCCCGTCGGCGTCGGCCTGTCGATCGCCATGACCAATGACCAGCTCAGCGAGAGCATCGAGCCCGGCACTCCCTCCCCGACCGCTCGGTTGCGCCTCGTGGAACGGCTCAGCGCCGCGGGAGTGGATTGCTCCATCATGGCCATGCCGATCTTGCCGTGGCTGAGCGATTCCGATGAGGCGCTCGATGCGCTGATCGGGCGGGTGGCCGCGGCCGGCGCCAACGACATCACGGTGGGCCCGCTGCACCTGCGTCCGGGCGCGCGGGAGTGGTTCATGACGTGGCTGGCCCAGAATCATCGTGAGCTGGTCCCGCGCTACCAGCAGCTGTACGGCCGCGGAGCCGTCGCGTCCCGCGAATACCGGCAGTGGCTCTCAGGGCGAGTACGCGAGTTGACCCGCCGGCACGGCATGAATCGGAGCGGGTGGGAACTGCGCCAGCCCGAACAGGCCGCGCAGGCCGCCATCGCCCCTCAACCCAACACCGCACCGGAGCAGTCGGCCATGTTCT from Zhihengliuella flava includes the following:
- a CDS encoding Rv2578c family radical SAM protein codes for the protein MRWEAQLIQPHAGQPDAGTGRVSPKALTGSAASLAAPGAGAPHPHTRELVSIPGLLSTVRAPEFEGITFHEVLAKSALNKVPASSKMPFTWTINPYRGCTHACVYCFARKTHTYLDFDAGTDFDSQVVVKRNLVDILRAELRRPSWKREHVALGTNTDPYQRAEGRYRLMPGIIEALAESGTPFSILTKGTLLARDAELITAAAQRVPVGVGLSIAMTNDQLSESIEPGTPSPTARLRLVERLSAAGVDCSIMAMPILPWLSDSDEALDALIGRVAAAGANDITVGPLHLRPGAREWFMTWLAQNHRELVPRYQQLYGRGAVASREYRQWLSGRVRELTRRHGMNRSGWELRQPEQAAQAAIAPQPNTAPEQSAMF
- a CDS encoding VOC family protein → MSLRPVQIAFNAADDVALGAFWAELLGYASEEEEPGVTCLTPQDADYLAPGTFGVDVVRTPDPETTRYRVHLDLGAADHTEYSRLIDKALALGARRANIGQGDAPWEVLADPEGNLFCVLKPTAQAPSIEDVRCPIAQVVIHCADPQRLASFWDQALDWVRSDAPWAPASHDVVRFRSASGTGPFLTLLRTEEPDALAGRAHLDLRPYAGGDRADESARLRTMGATDLDLGQGDAPWTVLADPEGNPFCVLSPGGHPHAP
- a CDS encoding pyroglutamyl-peptidase I encodes the protein MILLTGFEPFGGAASNPSAEAAQRAAHELRAAGESAVAVVLPCTFGEATRHLKAAVRAYEPEAVLAAGVAGGRQRLSLERVAINLIDARIPDNAGAQPIDESSVPGAPAAYFTRLPIKRMVAQLEAAGLPAEVSHTAGTYVCNDTFFGLMHAVADRPEMAAGFVHVPEVGTVCPAPAEPGQVPTELYDGVWSVERIARGLSVVAREALAAARHPSGDLKVSAGTED